The following is a genomic window from Pantoea vagans.
GCAACCGGCTGATGGGTAACCGCTTTTCAGATAAAATAAATTAACGGTTCAATCCGGTCTTGAGAAAAGCCTGCTGCGCAGAGACGCAGCAGGCGAGAGCAGATCAGTTAAACACCATGCCGCCGTCAATTAACAGCGACTGGCCGGTCATATAATCGGAGTCGGGGCTGGCGAGGTAAGCGACGCAGGCGGCTACATCTTCCGGCTCAGAAAGCCGTCCCAGCGTAATGCGTTTTGCAAACTCTTCGGTGCCGTAACCGGCGGGTTTTCCGGCGGCTTCAGAGATCTGCCGGTCGATCTCTTCCCACATCGGGGTTCTGACAATGCCCGGGCAGAAGGCGTTGACCGTGATACCGGCGGGTGCCAGATCGCGCGCGGCGGTCTGCGTCAGGCCGCGCACGGCAAACTTACTCGAGCTGTAAACCGCCAGCTCCGGATTGCCGACGTGACCCGCCTGCGAACAGGCGTTGATGATTTTGCCGCCGTGGCCTTCTGCAGCGAACGCTTTAATTGCGGCCTGCATGCCCCAGATGACCCCTTTGACATTAACGTTATAGACCTTGTCGACCACCTCTTCGGTGATCTCAGCAATCGGCGTGGAGGGAGCAATACCGGCGTTGTTGACGATGACGTCAAAACCGCCCAGCGTACGACGCGCCTCTTCTACGGCATCCATCACCTGATC
Proteins encoded in this region:
- a CDS encoding (S)-acetoin forming diacetyl reductase, with translation MKNRVALVTGAGQGIGEAIALRLAKDGLAVAVADFNQETARQVAEKINQQGGKAIALKVDVSQRDQVMDAVEEARRTLGGFDVIVNNAGIAPSTPIAEITEEVVDKVYNVNVKGVIWGMQAAIKAFAAEGHGGKIINACSQAGHVGNPELAVYSSSKFAVRGLTQTAARDLAPAGITVNAFCPGIVRTPMWEEIDRQISEAAGKPAGYGTEEFAKRITLGRLSEPEDVAACVAYLASPDSDYMTGQSLLIDGGMVFN